The proteins below are encoded in one region of Apium graveolens cultivar Ventura chromosome 4, ASM990537v1, whole genome shotgun sequence:
- the LOC141719388 gene encoding uncharacterized protein LOC141719388: MSFGLINAGVTYQRLVNMMFKDQIGRTMEVYVDDMLVKSEVASDHIKQLVEMFNILRRFRMKLNPQKCVFGMESGKFLGFIVNHRGIEANPAKIKALMDMKLPTNVKQVQSLTGRIAALNRFVSKSSDRCKEFFKALKLAGKDFCSSGKRGRWAAITSVLREQAVLHKSESSGRILKWAVKLGQFDLEYAPRTAIKGQALADFLLEFDSEIDDKALVMLHPPHAEESLEEFPHPWWILHVDGAVNNGGVGAGIVLVSPEGHHLMSAIHFKFYATNNDMEYEALINGLKIALEMGVRNLIARSDSELVVNQVNGGFQARSPRTEIYLRCTQRLIGMFKEVRLECVPREKNSNADALAKMGSQQEAVLLGSIPLEIQEVPSIPEIETM; the protein is encoded by the exons ATGTCGTTTGGTTTGATTAATGCTGGCGTAACCTACCAGCGGttggtaaacatgatgttcaagGATCAAATCGGGAGAActatggaagtgtatgtggatgatatgctgGTAAAGTCTGAGGTGGCGAGTGACCACATCAAGCAGTTGGTGGAGATGTTTAACATTCTAAGGAGGTTTCGTATGAAATTAAATCCGCAAAAGTGTGTGTTCGGCATGGAGTCGGGAAAGTTTCTCGGGTTCATTGTCAACcacaggggaattgaggccaaccccgcaaAGATCAAGGCATTAATGGATATGAAGTTACCCACCAATGTGAAACAGGTGCAGAGTTTGACTGGGAGAATCGCCGCGTTAAATCGATTTGTTTCCAAGTCATCCGATAGATGCAAGGAATTTTTCAAGGCACTTAAATTAGCAGGAaaagacttt TGCAGTTCTGGTAAGAGAGGAAGATGGGCAGCAATCACCAGTGTACTACGTGAGCAAGCG GTCTTGCATAAATCAGAGTCATCAGGCAGAATACTGAAATGGGCTGTGAagttgggacagtttgatttggaatatgCGCCCCGAACAGCGATAAAAGGGCAAGCCTTAGCCgatttcttgttggaatttgattctgaaaTTGATGATAAAGCTTTGGTAATGTTACATCCACCTCATGCCGAGGAGTCTTTGGAGGAGTTTCCACAtccttggtggatcttgcatgtggatggggcGGTTAACAATGGAGGAGTAGGTGCGGGTATAGTACTTGTGTCTCCAGAAGGCCACCATCTGATGAGCgcaattcatttcaagttttatgcaacCAATAATGATATGGAGTATGAAGCGCTGATTAATGGCCTGAAAATCGCTTTGGAAATGGGGGTGCGAAATTTAATTGCAAGAAGTGACTCAGAGTTGGTAGTGAATCAGGTGAACGGGGGATTTCAAGCACGAAGCCCGCGAACAGAAATATACTTGAGATGTACACAGCGCCTGATTGGAATGTTCAAAGAAGTTAGATTGGAATGTGTTCCGCGGGAGAAGAACAGTAATGCGGATGCTCTGGCAAAAATGGGGTCGCAACAAGAGGCTGTGTTGTTAGGATCCATCCCCCTTGAAATCCAGGAGGttcctagtatcccagagatAGAAACTATGTAA